In one window of Bacteriovorax sp. BAL6_X DNA:
- a CDS encoding glutathione S-transferase N-terminal domain-containing protein, protein MKLIGSTTSPFVRKVILVLEDLGIPYELEQVRSLTPDGAKQIGKYNAARRIPILETEDGSIFDSTIICEYLLEKQGKQIDVKTKLALRLIDELCDSCIILFQQKLWECDLKWESKFSQVQFERVKSILASLEKKVDKGGLHQMEKDWLLCVLDWLSFREVFNWKKGHLALENLYESLKDKERYQKSAPRT, encoded by the coding sequence ATGAAATTAATAGGATCAACGACATCACCTTTTGTTAGAAAAGTAATTCTCGTACTCGAAGACTTAGGAATCCCTTATGAGCTTGAGCAAGTGAGATCTCTTACTCCAGATGGTGCAAAGCAGATTGGAAAATACAATGCTGCAAGAAGAATTCCAATTCTAGAAACAGAAGATGGATCTATTTTTGATTCGACTATTATTTGTGAATACCTACTTGAAAAGCAAGGAAAGCAAATAGATGTAAAAACTAAATTAGCACTACGCCTAATAGATGAGCTTTGTGATTCCTGTATTATCCTCTTTCAACAAAAGCTTTGGGAATGTGATCTCAAATGGGAGTCAAAATTTTCGCAAGTTCAATTTGAGAGAGTTAAAAGCATTCTTGCTTCACTAGAAAAAAAAGTTGATAAAGGTGGACTTCACCAAATGGAGAAGGACTGGTTACTTTGTGTCCTTGATTGGCTTTCATTTCGAGAAGTCTTTAACTGGAAAAAAGGCCATCTGGCCCTAGAAAACTTATATGAGAGTTTAAAAGATAAAGAGCGCTATCAAAAGTCAGCACCAAGAACATAA
- a CDS encoding cyclic nucleotide-binding/CBS domain-containing protein yields MAIKDMIQKNTVIINSNATLKDAAKQMYEKHVGAIVVVDNVTGKKNTPIGILTDRDIAISFGKKGKIEPNSKVSEIMTKNVVLCTPNDSVVDTIKKMQANGIKRLPVVNGRDQIIGIISSDDIIQTIGNELYDLSKIVNLEIEKESAIQCPIGEKRQVKVA; encoded by the coding sequence ATGGCAATCAAAGATATGATTCAAAAGAACACTGTCATCATAAATTCAAATGCGACACTAAAAGACGCTGCTAAACAGATGTATGAGAAGCATGTCGGTGCTATCGTTGTCGTGGATAATGTTACAGGAAAGAAGAACACTCCTATTGGAATTTTAACCGATCGAGATATAGCTATTTCATTTGGTAAAAAAGGTAAAATTGAACCAAATTCTAAAGTAAGTGAAATTATGACTAAAAATGTTGTTCTATGTACACCCAATGATAGCGTGGTGGACACAATAAAAAAGATGCAAGCAAATGGTATTAAACGTCTTCCGGTTGTTAATGGAAGGGATCAGATCATAGGAATTATCTCCTCTGATGATATTATTCAAACCATTGGAAATGAGCTCTATGACTTATCTAAAATTGTTAATTTAGAAATAGAAAAAGAATCGGCCATTCAATGTCCAATAGGTGAAAAAAGACAAGTAAAAGTTGCATAA
- a CDS encoding KamA family radical SAM protein: MRKGLRSTDEINARFGLNLGPSRYEVFIPDHINEIIQKEGLDGIHAKQFLPSAFESSDMGLEDPIGDQEKYVAPQLIHRYDNRVLFTPTTICPVICRYCFRKNELSDKHEIFKADFEKVIAYLKSHSEINEIIFSGGDPFMLSASKIDFYLNQFSKIEHIKFIRFHTRTPASLPNYIGNEVIEVLNNYRQDFNDINIVIHINHTDEITKDVRNCIARLGSSFSLLSQSVLLKGVNDNVDDLVKLIYTLHELGVRPYYLHHPDQTKGAMHFYLSQDKGREIYRKLRRQVPGWLLPQYILDSPDGSGKRNL; the protein is encoded by the coding sequence ATGAGAAAAGGACTGCGAAGCACAGATGAAATCAATGCTCGCTTTGGTTTAAATTTAGGGCCTTCTCGTTACGAAGTCTTTATCCCCGACCACATCAATGAAATCATTCAGAAAGAAGGCTTAGACGGAATTCATGCCAAACAATTCCTTCCTTCAGCTTTTGAGTCTTCGGATATGGGACTTGAAGATCCAATTGGCGACCAAGAAAAATACGTTGCCCCACAACTCATTCACCGCTACGATAATCGCGTTCTCTTTACACCGACAACGATATGTCCAGTTATCTGTCGCTACTGTTTTAGAAAGAACGAACTAAGCGACAAGCATGAAATCTTTAAGGCCGACTTTGAGAAAGTTATTGCATATTTAAAGTCCCATTCAGAAATTAATGAAATCATTTTTTCAGGTGGTGACCCATTCATGCTTTCTGCTTCAAAGATTGATTTCTACCTAAATCAATTTAGTAAAATTGAGCATATTAAATTCATACGCTTTCATACGAGAACTCCGGCCTCGCTTCCAAATTATATTGGTAATGAAGTAATCGAAGTTCTTAACAACTACAGGCAAGATTTTAACGATATCAATATTGTTATTCACATAAATCACACAGATGAAATAACAAAAGATGTACGTAATTGCATAGCAAGGCTTGGAAGTAGCTTTTCACTACTTTCACAATCCGTGCTTTTAAAAGGTGTGAACGATAATGTTGATGATTTAGTGAAGCTTATCTACACATTACATGAATTAGGAGTAAGACCTTACTACCTCCATCATCCAGATCAAACCAAAGGTGCCATGCACTTTTATCTCTCTCAAGATAAGGGCCGTGAAATTTATCGCAAACTTCGTCGCCAAGTTCCGGGTTGGCTTCTCCCCCAATATATTCTGGACTCTCCGGATGGCTCTGGAAAAAGAAATCTATAG
- a CDS encoding CheR family methyltransferase, whose amino-acid sequence MSEAFKKGIEWDIISLANYVSEIVSKESGNILGPAQQSMVTSRLKKRMMTLGCSTPEDYYSYLTKNYNKESSHLISMLTTHHTYFFREFSHFEYLLKNIDSIVANAKKRGDSTIRILSAACSRGQEVYSLGMFFNHHLKNYPGMRFEIIGTDIDPESVKIAKNGVYRYREIKSIPTVYLTGNWMRGSGEISKFAKVNANIKDNCQFGVMNLLSPEKFLGSKKFDIIFCRNVFIYFDQKSIENIVVNFKKYLHKDALFVTGISESLKGTSLKVQTLAPSVYSLDPSAPVKTERTLSLVNDGSTPITRTTSRPKSLLSSIPKPIRMLVVDDSSSVVKLLTKIFEKDEDFEVVGTAANGVEAQEFLKTNKVDAMTLDIHMPEMDGVEYLKKNYRMGHPNVIVVSSASREDTRYAQETLNNGACDFVEKPALNNLSERAEEIKNKIKMSFLNSGTVLTRIDRSFQKSFDIKSPDTKARFFVGNFSDKKKIVATLDELRGNQPPTFLFFEGNGNFLEMISEEFKSVPNVEVFSQMTTVVNNAVYICDFKTHFAAVNSKTSSRKKSLSVFGIVSKQVENSFFELKNTQILIEDTESINESVKEVASDIFPWTSFAHLGTEYLADDE is encoded by the coding sequence GTGAGCGAAGCTTTTAAAAAAGGTATTGAGTGGGATATTATCAGTCTTGCTAATTATGTGTCAGAAATTGTTTCAAAAGAAAGTGGAAATATTTTAGGGCCAGCACAACAGTCGATGGTAACAAGTCGTCTTAAAAAGAGAATGATGACCTTAGGTTGTTCGACTCCGGAAGATTACTATAGTTATCTTACAAAGAATTATAATAAGGAATCGTCTCATCTCATTTCGATGCTAACGACTCACCATACTTACTTTTTTAGAGAGTTCTCGCACTTTGAATATCTCTTGAAAAATATTGATAGTATTGTTGCAAATGCTAAGAAGCGTGGAGACTCAACAATTCGAATTCTTTCGGCCGCTTGTAGCCGTGGACAAGAAGTGTATTCACTTGGAATGTTCTTTAATCATCATTTAAAAAACTACCCAGGTATGCGTTTTGAAATTATCGGAACTGACATTGACCCAGAAAGTGTAAAGATCGCTAAGAATGGTGTTTATCGCTATCGTGAAATTAAATCAATTCCAACTGTTTACCTAACTGGAAATTGGATGCGTGGCTCTGGTGAGATTTCGAAGTTTGCAAAGGTAAATGCTAACATTAAAGATAATTGTCAATTTGGTGTTATGAACCTACTTTCTCCTGAGAAGTTCTTAGGTAGTAAAAAGTTTGATATTATTTTTTGTCGTAACGTTTTTATCTATTTTGATCAGAAATCAATTGAAAATATCGTAGTTAATTTTAAGAAGTATCTTCATAAGGATGCTTTATTTGTCACGGGGATTAGCGAGTCTCTTAAAGGCACTAGCTTAAAAGTTCAAACATTGGCACCAAGTGTTTATAGTCTTGACCCATCAGCACCAGTTAAAACTGAGAGAACTCTTAGTCTTGTTAACGATGGTAGCACACCAATTACAAGAACGACTTCGAGACCTAAGTCATTGCTTTCATCTATCCCTAAGCCTATTCGTATGCTAGTTGTAGACGACAGTTCTTCTGTTGTGAAACTACTAACAAAGATCTTTGAGAAGGATGAGGATTTTGAGGTTGTTGGTACAGCTGCTAATGGAGTTGAGGCACAGGAGTTTCTTAAAACTAACAAGGTCGATGCAATGACTCTTGATATTCATATGCCTGAGATGGATGGTGTTGAATATCTTAAAAAGAACTATCGCATGGGGCATCCTAACGTCATTGTTGTTTCTAGTGCTAGTCGAGAAGATACACGCTATGCTCAAGAAACTCTAAATAATGGTGCATGTGATTTTGTTGAAAAGCCCGCTTTAAACAATCTTTCGGAACGAGCGGAAGAAATTAAGAATAAAATTAAAATGTCATTCCTGAACTCAGGAACAGTATTGACACGAATTGACCGTTCGTTTCAGAAGAGCTTCGATATTAAATCGCCAGATACGAAGGCGCGCTTTTTTGTCGGTAACTTTAGTGATAAGAAGAAAATTGTCGCAACACTTGATGAATTAAGAGGGAATCAGCCTCCAACATTCTTATTTTTTGAAGGTAACGGAAACTTCCTTGAGATGATTAGTGAAGAGTTTAAGTCTGTTCCAAATGTTGAGGTTTTTTCTCAAATGACTACAGTTGTGAATAATGCTGTCTATATTTGCGATTTCAAGACTCACTTTGCAGCTGTTAATTCAAAAACATCATCTAGAAAGAAAAGCTTATCGGTTTTTGGTATCGTTTCAAAGCAAGTGGAGAATTCATTCTTTGAGTTAAAGAATACTCAAATACTTATTGAAGATACAGAAAGTATTAACGAGAGTGTCAAAGAAGTCGCTTCAGATATCTTCCCATGGACGAGTTTTGCTCACCTTGGAACTGAATATCTTGCAGACGATGAATAA
- the lpdA gene encoding dihydrolipoyl dehydrogenase, translating to MKNFDVIVIGSGPGGYVAAIRAAQLGKKTAIVESKELGGVCLNRGCIPTKAVLKAAHSVHELADMKDLGIDVELKGLNGGQAVKRAKGISAKISGGVAYLMKKNKIEVFEGYGKLRTNTQVEVTSSRGHTETIEGTNIILATGAHYRSFPGLEHDGKRLIGAWEAIKMEELPKSIGIIGAGAIGVEFAYFWNAFGVDVHIFELQKHLLPIEDEESSKVVEKAYKKYGIKMSLGVEKVSAKNNGNDVTITEVKGGKTVEHKFDMGLIAVGMTGNIDGIGLETVGVQTDRGFVAVNNTYQTNVPNIYAIGDLAGPPLLAHAASHEGIIAAEAIAGLHPHPLDKMNVAGCTYCQPQVASVGYTERALKEQGIKYSVGKVPFTANGKAMASNETEGFVKTLMGEDGEMLGAHIVGTHATELIHEYVLFRQMEGVDEEMFATIHPHPTLGEFLAESVLNAKGRSINF from the coding sequence ATGAAGAATTTTGATGTTATTGTTATTGGTTCTGGGCCTGGTGGATACGTCGCCGCTATTCGTGCAGCCCAACTTGGAAAGAAGACTGCGATCGTTGAAAGTAAAGAGCTTGGCGGTGTTTGTCTTAACCGTGGATGTATTCCAACGAAAGCGGTTCTAAAAGCGGCTCACAGTGTACACGAGCTTGCTGATATGAAAGATCTTGGTATTGATGTTGAACTGAAAGGTTTAAATGGTGGCCAAGCTGTTAAGCGTGCAAAAGGAATCTCTGCAAAGATTTCTGGTGGTGTTGCTTACCTAATGAAGAAAAACAAAATTGAAGTTTTTGAAGGTTATGGAAAACTTCGCACTAATACACAAGTTGAAGTTACTTCATCTCGTGGTCACACTGAAACAATTGAAGGAACAAATATCATCCTTGCAACTGGTGCTCACTACCGCTCATTCCCTGGACTTGAGCATGATGGGAAGAGACTGATCGGTGCTTGGGAAGCGATTAAAATGGAAGAGCTTCCAAAGTCAATTGGTATCATCGGTGCAGGTGCAATTGGTGTTGAGTTTGCTTACTTCTGGAATGCGTTTGGTGTTGATGTTCATATCTTTGAACTACAAAAGCATTTACTTCCAATTGAAGATGAAGAGTCATCTAAAGTTGTGGAGAAAGCATATAAGAAATACGGAATTAAAATGTCTCTTGGTGTTGAAAAAGTATCTGCTAAGAATAATGGAAATGACGTTACAATCACGGAAGTTAAAGGCGGAAAAACGGTTGAACACAAGTTTGACATGGGTCTTATCGCTGTTGGTATGACAGGAAATATCGATGGAATCGGACTTGAAACAGTTGGTGTTCAAACTGATCGTGGATTTGTTGCCGTAAATAATACTTACCAAACAAATGTACCTAATATCTACGCAATTGGTGACCTTGCTGGTCCTCCTCTTCTAGCGCACGCAGCTTCTCACGAAGGTATTATTGCAGCTGAAGCAATTGCAGGTCTTCACCCACACCCTCTAGATAAGATGAATGTTGCTGGTTGTACTTACTGTCAGCCTCAAGTTGCATCTGTTGGTTACACAGAAAGAGCTCTTAAAGAGCAAGGTATTAAATACTCAGTAGGTAAGGTTCCATTTACTGCAAATGGTAAGGCCATGGCCTCTAATGAAACAGAAGGGTTTGTTAAAACTCTTATGGGTGAAGATGGAGAAATGCTTGGTGCACACATTGTTGGTACTCATGCAACTGAACTAATTCACGAGTATGTACTGTTCAGACAAATGGAAGGTGTTGATGAAGAAATGTTCGCAACAATTCACCCACACCCAACTTTAGGTGAATTCCTAGCTGAGTCTGTGTTAAACGCTAAAGGTAGATCAATCAATTTTTAA
- the sucB gene encoding 2-oxoglutarate dehydrogenase, E2 component, dihydrolipoamide succinyltransferase, with protein MKNDIVMPQMGESITNGTITKWHKQVGDTIEIDEILLEISTDKVESEIPSPYSGKIVEILFEEGETIDVGIKIAAVDDDMNADVSAAAPAAAPAPAAATPTPAAAPAASSDTLEDVVMPQMGESITNGTITKWHKQVGDMIEIDEILLEISTDKVESEIPSPFEGRIEEILFEEGETIDVGIKIASVETDTSKPQGAASSVPAAASAPAAAPAAVATAPAAAASVPAGRRFYTPLVRNLAQKHGVDLNELAHLSGSGAGGRVNKADFMNYLNNRGAAPAATTSAPTATAAAPAPKAAPAPAASSVPSATSGRVEVIKMDNMRKAIAKNMIASKMTSPHVNSIDEVDMTNLFKFREGFKNQFKKEEGFSLTYTHFILYALVQALKEFPMVNSSIVGDEIHMKKDINLGCAVAVPGNGLVVPVIKGADNLNIRGMARKLDELVQKARAKKLTMDDMSGGTYTFTNNGSFGILAATPVILQPQLGIFCVGTMKKRPIVTEDDAIAIRQMMYATHTYDHRLIDGEIGSKFLRHVINTLQTTDWAQLF; from the coding sequence ATGAAAAATGATATCGTAATGCCTCAAATGGGGGAATCAATTACAAACGGAACGATTACGAAGTGGCACAAGCAAGTTGGTGACACGATTGAAATCGATGAGATCCTACTAGAGATCTCGACTGATAAAGTTGAATCAGAAATTCCATCACCATATTCTGGAAAGATCGTTGAGATTCTTTTTGAAGAAGGTGAAACTATTGATGTTGGGATTAAGATCGCAGCAGTTGATGATGATATGAATGCTGATGTTTCAGCAGCAGCTCCAGCGGCGGCACCTGCTCCTGCAGCAGCAACGCCGACTCCAGCTGCAGCACCAGCGGCTTCTTCTGACACACTTGAAGATGTTGTTATGCCTCAGATGGGTGAATCAATTACAAACGGTACAATCACGAAGTGGCACAAGCAAGTTGGTGACATGATTGAAATTGATGAGATCCTTCTTGAGATCTCGACTGATAAGGTTGAGTCTGAAATTCCTTCACCATTTGAGGGACGTATTGAAGAGATCCTTTTTGAAGAAGGTGAAACAATTGATGTTGGGATTAAAATCGCATCTGTTGAAACAGATACATCAAAGCCACAAGGGGCAGCGTCTTCAGTACCGGCAGCAGCAAGTGCTCCAGCAGCAGCACCAGCGGCAGTTGCAACAGCTCCTGCAGCGGCAGCATCTGTTCCAGCAGGACGTCGTTTCTATACTCCACTAGTAAGAAACCTTGCTCAAAAGCATGGAGTTGATCTTAACGAATTAGCTCACCTAAGTGGAAGTGGAGCAGGTGGACGTGTTAACAAAGCTGACTTCATGAACTATTTAAATAATAGAGGGGCAGCTCCAGCTGCAACAACTTCGGCTCCAACAGCGACAGCGGCAGCTCCGGCTCCAAAGGCAGCACCAGCTCCTGCAGCTTCTTCTGTTCCATCGGCAACAAGTGGACGTGTTGAAGTTATTAAAATGGACAATATGAGAAAAGCGATTGCTAAGAATATGATCGCTTCTAAAATGACTTCACCACACGTTAACTCGATTGATGAAGTTGATATGACAAATCTATTTAAGTTTAGAGAAGGATTTAAGAACCAATTCAAAAAAGAAGAAGGTTTCTCTCTAACTTACACGCACTTCATTCTTTATGCTCTAGTACAAGCACTTAAAGAGTTCCCAATGGTTAACTCTTCAATTGTTGGTGATGAAATCCACATGAAGAAAGATATCAACCTTGGTTGTGCAGTAGCAGTTCCTGGTAACGGACTTGTTGTTCCAGTAATCAAAGGTGCTGATAACTTAAATATTAGAGGTATGGCAAGAAAGCTTGATGAGCTTGTTCAAAAGGCAAGAGCTAAGAAGCTTACAATGGATGATATGTCAGGTGGAACTTATACTTTCACAAATAACGGATCATTTGGAATTCTTGCAGCTACTCCTGTTATCCTTCAACCACAACTTGGTATCTTCTGTGTTGGTACAATGAAGAAGCGTCCAATTGTAACTGAAGATGATGCAATTGCAATTCGTCAGATGATGTATGCAACTCATACATATGACCACAGACTAATTGATGGTGAAATTGGTTCTAAATTCCTTAGACATGTAATTAACACTCTTCAAACAACTGATTGGGCACAATTATTCTAA
- a CDS encoding cyclopropane-fatty-acyl-phospholipid synthase family protein, translating into MFQIIRKLLSQKGFNAKAKQAFSNYYRFAKESQSYLIYCKEMHGIECFMQNNLSKKQFYALTSHFKPHQKVLDIGCGTGQLTAYFAKKYKLKAKGFDLVESDHEFKEANYETTWLGENEFDLVISLDGFYMLNDLYRTLNKVMDSLKPKGRFILTYTSERPFYKTRLGKALANKYKDKFEVQDFTQDDLIFNNKAKELLEKLGPDFIAEGNSNLYRTKFNEINKNVESHKAKKMYRSLVTIYK; encoded by the coding sequence ATGTTTCAAATTATTCGTAAATTACTTAGTCAGAAAGGATTCAACGCCAAAGCGAAGCAGGCCTTTTCAAATTACTACCGTTTTGCAAAAGAATCACAATCTTATCTCATCTACTGTAAAGAGATGCACGGAATCGAATGCTTCATGCAGAATAATCTTTCAAAGAAGCAATTCTATGCCCTAACCTCCCACTTTAAGCCTCATCAGAAAGTTCTCGATATTGGCTGTGGAACAGGTCAGCTAACGGCCTACTTTGCCAAAAAATATAAACTTAAGGCCAAGGGGTTTGATTTAGTTGAAAGTGACCATGAGTTTAAAGAAGCAAATTATGAAACAACATGGCTAGGAGAAAACGAATTTGACCTTGTGATCTCACTAGATGGCTTCTATATGCTAAATGATCTCTACCGCACTCTAAATAAGGTTATGGACAGCCTTAAGCCAAAGGGAAGATTCATCCTCACTTATACTTCCGAGAGGCCATTTTACAAGACTCGACTTGGTAAGGCCCTGGCCAATAAATATAAAGATAAATTTGAAGTTCAGGATTTCACTCAAGATGACCTTATTTTTAATAATAAGGCCAAGGAACTTTTAGAAAAGCTAGGTCCTGATTTTATTGCTGAAGGAAACTCAAATTTATATCGTACAAAGTTCAATGAGATTAATAAAAATGTAGAATCACACAAGGCAAAGAAGATGTATCGAAGCCTTGTTACTATTTACAAGTAG
- a CDS encoding exonuclease domain-containing protein, with protein MSQLKGILINFTQSEIKNINKYFPEGLIALDLETSGLSPLVDEIIEIAAIKVIGNKIETFETLVKPINPIPEFTTKIHGITDEMVKDSPSIEEVLPKFLEFCGTHTLVAHNAKFDIGFIVFAMHQLKIELHKAKVYCSCKLSRKYVKGSENHKLSSLCKHFDIPLENHHRALDDTIACLRVFAKTLDGVKSNRQLKEGEILNIQDFRKANIAEAPETIQKLQEHISKQEIIDIKYKGGSYKGKFRPIKPVALLPMPAGDVLYAHCLLTDIYKSFAIKKIQEIREYVENDSK; from the coding sequence ATAAGCCAACTTAAAGGGATTCTCATTAATTTTACACAAAGCGAAATTAAAAATATCAATAAGTATTTCCCAGAAGGCCTTATAGCACTCGACTTAGAGACCTCTGGACTCTCCCCTTTAGTTGACGAAATCATTGAAATTGCGGCTATTAAAGTCATCGGGAATAAAATCGAAACTTTCGAAACCCTTGTAAAACCTATAAATCCAATTCCAGAATTCACAACAAAAATCCATGGTATTACTGACGAGATGGTTAAGGACTCTCCTTCAATTGAAGAAGTCTTACCAAAATTTCTTGAGTTCTGTGGAACTCACACTCTCGTTGCCCATAATGCAAAATTTGATATAGGCTTTATCGTCTTTGCTATGCATCAACTTAAGATAGAATTACATAAAGCCAAAGTTTATTGCTCATGCAAACTTTCTCGTAAATACGTCAAAGGCAGTGAAAACCATAAACTAAGTTCATTGTGTAAACATTTTGATATTCCACTTGAAAATCACCATCGCGCACTAGACGATACAATCGCATGTCTGCGAGTTTTTGCCAAAACCCTTGATGGAGTAAAGTCCAATCGCCAGCTCAAAGAAGGTGAAATCTTAAATATTCAAGATTTCAGAAAGGCCAATATTGCAGAAGCCCCTGAAACAATCCAAAAACTTCAAGAGCATATTTCTAAACAAGAAATAATTGATATCAAATATAAGGGCGGATCTTATAAAGGCAAGTTTAGACCAATAAAACCTGTTGCCTTGCTTCCAATGCCAGCAGGAGATGTTCTCTACGCTCACTGCCTACTTACAGATATATACAAGTCTTTTGCCATTAAAAAGATTCAAGAAATCCGTGAGTATGTTGAAAATGACTCAAAGTAG
- a CDS encoding APC family permease has protein sequence MVKLKRTLNTFQVSLYGIGTILGAGIYSLIGKISATSGVLAPVSFMLSALIASLTAISYSQLVKLHPKSAGEAEYVYQGFKNIGLSNLVGWLVAFTGVISASTLTKAFIGYFKVLIDIPNSLIATLVILVITLLAIKGIKESINLIIIFTLIEVTGLILVCLVAWPELVESNFMIPKMLENISWDKSQSILAGAFIAFYAFIGFEDMVNLAEETTVARVTISRSIYIALITSTILYILVAIVAISSIPLNKLNTSPAPIKDMYVHHGGDPFVIGLIGSFAIFNGIMAQVIMGSRILYGLRHPFKWMSFLSVVNKKTKTPINATIVIAVVITILISFFELKSLAMATSFIILIIFTLVNTSLVLIRIKNRQIKVKYLWTPILAVIVNILFLII, from the coding sequence ATGGTAAAACTAAAAAGAACTCTCAATACATTTCAAGTTTCTTTGTATGGTATTGGTACAATCTTAGGAGCAGGAATTTATTCACTTATTGGAAAAATATCTGCAACCTCAGGAGTTCTGGCCCCTGTCTCTTTTATGCTCTCAGCACTCATTGCTTCTTTAACGGCAATATCATACTCACAACTAGTAAAGCTCCATCCCAAAAGTGCCGGAGAAGCAGAATATGTCTATCAAGGATTTAAAAACATAGGCCTGTCAAACCTCGTCGGCTGGTTAGTGGCCTTTACTGGCGTTATTAGTGCATCGACTTTAACGAAGGCGTTTATTGGTTACTTCAAAGTACTTATAGACATACCAAATTCTCTCATAGCCACCCTTGTCATTCTAGTTATCACCCTTCTCGCTATCAAAGGAATTAAGGAATCAATTAATCTTATTATCATCTTCACTCTTATTGAAGTAACTGGCCTTATTTTAGTTTGCTTAGTGGCGTGGCCAGAACTAGTTGAAAGTAACTTCATGATTCCAAAAATGTTAGAAAATATTTCTTGGGATAAATCTCAATCAATCCTTGCTGGAGCTTTCATTGCCTTCTATGCCTTTATTGGATTTGAAGATATGGTAAATCTTGCAGAAGAAACGACTGTTGCTAGAGTCACTATTAGTCGCTCCATTTATATTGCTTTAATCACTTCGACTATTCTCTACATTCTAGTGGCGATTGTCGCAATCTCAAGTATTCCCTTAAATAAATTAAATACTAGTCCTGCTCCCATCAAAGATATGTATGTACATCATGGAGGCGATCCCTTTGTTATTGGCCTGATAGGATCTTTTGCGATATTCAACGGAATAATGGCCCAAGTAATTATGGGATCACGAATACTCTATGGACTTAGGCACCCTTTTAAGTGGATGAGCTTTTTATCTGTAGTGAATAAAAAAACAAAAACACCTATCAACGCAACTATTGTTATAGCTGTTGTCATCACCATACTTATAAGCTTTTTTGAATTAAAATCATTGGCCATGGCCACAAGCTTTATTATTCTTATTATCTTCACCTTGGTAAACACGTCGCTTGTTTTAATTAGAATAAAGAATAGACAGATCAAAGTTAAATATCTTTGGACGCCTATATTGGCCGTCATAGTAAATATATTATTTCTTATTATTTGA
- a CDS encoding phosphoribosyltransferase → MFKSRNEAGKLLAEEFKDKILDDGNKVVIALPRGGVPVAYEIAKRFVLPLDIICVKKITAPKNQDLAIGAVTESGEIYYNKELVSHFGLNELQLRRLTNEKKQEAIQQAKLLRKKNSPIDLSGRDILIVDDGIATGAKVKAAIKLIKQHKPNQIQVLTPVCSREAWSDITNTVDDLLVLETPHNFLSVAEFYLDFPQVSNTQAQEFLEEIYFLTKDERKYEQIQKFECEDEPVRKVRK, encoded by the coding sequence ATGTTTAAGAGTAGAAATGAGGCAGGAAAACTGCTTGCTGAAGAGTTTAAAGATAAGATACTCGATGATGGCAATAAAGTAGTCATTGCACTCCCAAGAGGAGGTGTTCCAGTAGCATACGAAATTGCAAAAAGGTTCGTACTCCCTCTTGATATTATATGTGTCAAGAAAATCACCGCTCCAAAAAATCAAGATCTGGCGATCGGTGCAGTAACCGAGTCAGGGGAAATTTATTACAATAAAGAGCTAGTGAGCCATTTTGGACTTAATGAACTACAACTGCGGCGATTAACAAATGAAAAAAAACAAGAGGCAATACAGCAAGCAAAACTCTTAAGAAAGAAGAATTCACCAATCGATCTTTCTGGCCGTGATATTCTCATTGTGGATGATGGTATTGCAACGGGTGCGAAAGTCAAAGCAGCGATAAAACTAATCAAGCAACATAAACCAAATCAAATACAAGTTCTCACTCCTGTTTGTTCTAGAGAAGCGTGGAGTGATATCACTAATACTGTTGATGATTTGCTAGTACTTGAGACACCTCATAACTTCTTATCTGTAGCAGAATTTTACTTAGATTTTCCACAGGTCAGTAACACACAAGCTCAAGAATTCTTAGAGGAGATCTATTTCTTAACTAAAGATGAACGTAAATACGAGCAAATTCAGAAATTTGAATGTGAGGACGAACCAGTTAGAAAAGTCAGGAAATAA